The genome window CCTCCCACCAGGATCACGACTGCGGCACCGACGATCACCGGGCGATCCTCATCGTCGCACCTTCGTTTCCGGTTGCCAATCTGTAACCGGGCGCGTCTGCGTCGGCGTCATCCCGCCGCTCGAGGTGGCCAACGGCTCCAGCGCCGCCACCAGCTCGTCCGCGGTTCCTGAACCGGCCCGCTTACGCTTCGCCAGGCACTTCATCACCACCGTTTCCAGCGCCTGTGACAGGCCGGCTTCGCTGTTGCCCTACCGGGATCGGCGTCTGGGTCACATGCGCCGCGAGGGTCTGGTTGGGGATTGAGCCCGGGGAAAGTGGGTGTGGCTTCTATGAGCAGCTCGTAGCCCAGCACGCCAAGGCATGATGTCCACCCGTCCGTCCATCTGCGGGTCTGCGGAGTTTGCTCCGGGGCCGTAGGCGGGCGTACCCAAGGCCACCCCCGCGGTGGTGAGCTGCTGGCGGCCTGAGGCTCCGCTCATCGCCTTGGCCACGC of Gemmatimonadales bacterium contains these proteins:
- a CDS encoding protein kinase, translating into MPDAVRLLSEIAEALAVAHKAGVVHRDIKPENILLSAKLALVMDFGVAKAMSGASGRQQLTTAGVALGTPAYGPGANSADPQMDGRVDIMPWRAGLRAAHRSHTHFPRAQSPTRPSRRM